The Flavobacterium sp. M31R6 nucleotide sequence CGGTCAAACAAAAAGCCATAGGAACAGCTTACCTAAAAGACTCCGAGAAAGACGCCATCATCAAAGATGTAATTAACACTTTTGATCAATTGCGATTAATCAACGAAACCGAAAAACTAATTAATGATAGTGACAAAAGGTTGAATACCGAAACCAAAAGAGTTTCAAAGGCCATTGAACTGGGGCTAGCCATTCCTTATGACAGGGATAAAATAAAACTAGCACTGTTAGAATTAGAATCTAAAAGAATAGAATTAAATGGAAAACGAGCATTACTCTATAAAAAACTCGAGTACCTAACCGGTTATTCCAACACAGAAATTAATACTGTACAATACGAAATTGTACCCTATGTTCTTTTTGATACCAATTTAGCCACTGACAATAAACAAGAAATCAAAGCTTTAGAATCATTTAAATTGGCAAGTGAGTATTTATTAAAAAAAGAAAAAGGCACTTATCTACCTACCGTTGGCGCTTTTGGAGGCATTACTTATTCCAGTATATTTGATTTGAAAGGAACTACTTCAACAGTTCCTATTATAAATCAACCACTAAGTCTTGGAGTAAATGAATTTTCACTAAACCCATTGTTAATGGTTGGAGCTGCTATGAAATGGGAAATTTTCGCAGGCTTTGAAAGAGAACACAAAATACACGAAGCCAAGCTAAATATCGAAAAAGTTCAAAATCAAATTGATGATACCAAACAAAAACTGCAATTGCTGTTAGAAAACAACATTGTAAACTATCAGGTATTATTGAAAAAAATTGAAATTTCAAATCAGCAAGAAAAAGTAGCTAAAAACAATTTAAACTTAGCTTCCAAACAATACAAAGAAGGCCTTATCAATGTTTCGGAACTATTAGAAGCCGAAAATGATTCCTTTAAAGTATCCACCACCAAATTAAACACCTTAATAGAAGAGCGATTAGCAGCTATTGAAACTATTATAACTACTGGAGAATTGTCTAAAAAATTATCTAAATAAACATTATTTATGAAAAGAGCT carries:
- a CDS encoding TolC family protein gives rise to the protein MNKKIIYLSIFCLFLTNLYSQIIVSTSLEEAINKAIDKNISLKNSTIEIEKLNLQEKGIRNKYIPTVEAYALYSYFDSNLTLDLPTSTIPIVNIPLFNDKATYDNSGNFFIGSVMAKSVLFSGMQIPNGANAVKQKAIGTAYLKDSEKDAIIKDVINTFDQLRLINETEKLINDSDKRLNTETKRVSKAIELGLAIPYDRDKIKLALLELESKRIELNGKRALLYKKLEYLTGYSNTEINTVQYEIVPYVLFDTNLATDNKQEIKALESFKLASEYLLKKEKGTYLPTVGAFGGITYSSIFDLKGTTSTVPIINQPLSLGVNEFSLNPLLMVGAAMKWEIFAGFEREHKIHEAKLNIEKVQNQIDDTKQKLQLLLENNIVNYQVLLKKIEISNQQEKVAKNNLNLASKQYKEGLINVSELLEAENDSFKVSTTKLNTLIEERLAAIETIITTGELSKKLSK